A genomic window from Methanosphaera sp. WGK6 includes:
- a CDS encoding 30S ribosomal protein S6e: MVYKVVVSDADVTYQLELDDKDAKVVNGLKIGEEFNGGVLGLKGYKLKITGGSDKNGFPMKEDIDGTRRFKSLVSEGTGFKPTKKGLRRRKTVRGNTIADDISQINVKVSERGEQTLTEIFAEPEEEQEE; this comes from the coding sequence ATGGTATACAAAGTAGTAGTATCAGATGCAGATGTAACCTATCAATTAGAATTAGATGATAAAGATGCAAAAGTAGTAAACGGTCTTAAAATCGGAGAAGAATTCAATGGTGGAGTTCTTGGATTAAAAGGTTACAAATTAAAAATTACTGGTGGTAGTGACAAAAACGGTTTCCCAATGAAAGAAGACATTGATGGAACAAGAAGATTCAAAAGTTTAGTAAGTGAAGGAACTGGATTCAAACCTACTAAAAAAGGATTAAGAAGAAGAAAAACAGTACGTGGAAACACAATTGCTGATGATATCTCACAAATCAATGTTAAAGTTTCAGAAAGAGGAGAACAAACACTAACTGAAATCTTTGCAGAACCAGAAGAAGAACAAGAAGAATAG